The following are encoded in a window of Anoplopoma fimbria isolate UVic2021 breed Golden Eagle Sablefish chromosome 3, Afim_UVic_2022, whole genome shotgun sequence genomic DNA:
- the LOC129089302 gene encoding leucine-rich repeat-containing protein 30-like, with protein sequence MGGKHSRSFSKKELNEVSVGQSRKINGKDDQPSLSSAAERIRRHTTVHFGYNTLSLAMRALDETPSELWELRELQKLNLSMNCLCSLPPALGALNNLVILNLWGNNLSSLPPEISLLKKLRVLFACRNRLSEVPEELGSCTGLEVLSLANNQITGLPGSLAAMHNLTKLNLSHNRIAHIPTCVYSMKGLVFLHLACNRLETIADQIQDLVNLKILIVEGNSIHTLPKTLCFLESLELLNVDFNDLQNVPMEMYLLSRLGRLACHPMDKGLHIIHNPLLKPIQEVLQGGLSALYNYLKPT encoded by the coding sequence ATGGGTGGGAAACACTCCCGCAGTTTCTCCAAAAAGGAGCTGAATGAGGTGAGTGTCGGTCAAAGCAGGAAGATCAACGGGAAAGACGACCAGCCCAGCCTGTCCTCGGCCGCCGAGAGGATCCGCAGACACACCACGGTTCACTTTGGCTACAACACCCTCAGCCTGGCAATGAGGGCCCTCGATGAAACCCCCTCAGAGCTTTGGGAGCTCCGGGAGCTGCAGAAGCTAAACTTGTCCATGAACTGCCTGTGCTCTCTGCCCCCTGCCCTGGGCGCTCTGAACAATCTGGTGATCCTCAACTTGTGGGGTAACAACCTGTCCAGCCTCCCGCCCGAGATCAGCCTCCTGAAGAAGCTACGCGTACTTTTCGCCTGTCGAAACCGCCTGAGCGAGGTCCCCGAGGAGCTGGGCTCCTGTACCGGCCTGGAGGTGCTCAGTCTGGCCAATAACCAGATCACAGGCCTCCCCGGCAGCCTGGCGGCCATGCACAATCTGACCAAACTCAACCTCAGCCACAACCGCATCGCACACATCCCCACCTGCGTCTACAGCATGAAGGGCCTGGTCTTCCTCCATCTGGCTTGCAACCGCCTGGAGACCATTGCGGACCAGATCCAAGACTTGGTTAACCTGAAGATCCTCATCGTGGAGGGGAACAGTATCCACACGCTGCCTAAGACGCTGTGCTTCCTGGAGTCTTTAGAACTTCTCAATGTTGACTTCAATGACCTGCAAAATGTGCCAATGGAAATGTACCTACTGAGCAGGCTCGGGAGGTTGGCCTGCCACCCGATGGACAAAGGACTTCATATAATCCACAACCCCCTCCTCAAGCCTATCCAGGAGGTGCTGCAAGGAGGACTCAGTGCCCTCTATAACTACCTCAAGCCCACGTGA